In a genomic window of Thalassotalea piscium:
- a CDS encoding MgtC/SapB family protein — protein MDNFLGLDLRLIWFHLYQLGITFMLSLPLAINRESDSAGAGLRTFPLVGISCCAFILVAMQVYEEPDAQARVMYGIITGIGFIGGGSIVKDSNNVHGTATAASIWLTGALGVSVAYQRYEIAIVLSIVGFMVFQLLKPYKQKKE, from the coding sequence GTGGATAATTTTTTGGGTTTAGACCTTAGGTTGATATGGTTTCATCTATATCAATTGGGAATTACTTTTATGTTGTCATTACCTTTAGCCATTAATCGAGAAAGTGATTCTGCCGGAGCCGGTTTACGTACCTTTCCGCTGGTTGGTATTTCTTGTTGCGCATTTATTTTAGTTGCTATGCAAGTGTATGAAGAACCCGATGCGCAGGCTAGAGTAATGTATGGCATTATAACGGGGATTGGCTTTATAGGTGGAGGCTCTATCGTAAAAGATTCAAATAACGTACATGGTACTGCCACAGCGGCTAGTATTTGGTTAACCGGGGCGCTTGGTGTTTCAGTGGCTTATCAACGCTATGAAATTGCAATTGTACTGAGTATTGTTGGCTTTATGGTTTTTCAGTTGTTAAAGCCTTATAAGCAAAAGAAGGAATAG